A single window of Paraburkholderia youngii DNA harbors:
- a CDS encoding IS5 family transposase: MTQLGLGLDLSTKRTRKREFLDEMRRVVPWSRLIALIEPHYPRGKTGRPPFPIATMLQIHFMQQWFGLSDPAMEEALYDVPLYREFAGLDEGMTRLPDESTILRFRHLLETHGLAAQMLTLVNEILSEKGLMLKVGSAVDATLISAPTSTKNGSGTRDPEMHQTKKGNQWYFGMKAHVGVDAESGLVHTVIGTAANVHDINAAEALLHGQEMDVYADAGYQGIEKRCQVSAVRWHVAMRPGRRRQLDLTDRLDAIFDQIERLKAGIRAKVEHPFRVLKQQFGYTKTRYRGLMKNTAQITTLFALGNLWMARKALWNA, from the coding sequence ATGACACAGCTTGGTCTTGGTCTGGATCTTTCAACGAAACGCACGCGCAAGCGGGAATTTCTCGATGAGATGAGGCGCGTTGTGCCATGGTCGAGGTTGATTGCGTTGATCGAACCGCACTATCCAAGGGGTAAGACTGGAAGGCCGCCGTTTCCTATTGCGACGATGCTGCAGATCCACTTCATGCAGCAGTGGTTTGGTCTGTCAGACCCGGCGATGGAAGAGGCGCTTTATGACGTGCCGCTGTATCGTGAATTTGCTGGGCTGGACGAGGGTATGACGCGTTTGCCGGACGAGAGCACGATTCTCCGGTTCCGTCACCTTCTCGAAACGCACGGCCTGGCTGCGCAGATGCTAACGCTGGTCAATGAGATCCTGAGCGAGAAAGGCTTGATGCTGAAGGTGGGGTCGGCGGTCGACGCTACCTTGATTTCCGCACCCACTTCGACGAAGAACGGCTCTGGTACACGGGACCCGGAAATGCACCAGACGAAGAAGGGAAATCAATGGTACTTCGGGATGAAAGCGCACGTCGGCGTGGACGCAGAGTCGGGCCTGGTCCACACGGTCATCGGCACAGCCGCCAACGTTCATGACATCAATGCGGCCGAAGCGCTGTTGCACGGCCAGGAAATGGATGTGTACGCTGACGCCGGATATCAGGGTATCGAAAAGCGCTGCCAGGTAAGCGCGGTTCGCTGGCATGTCGCGATGCGACCAGGCAGGCGCAGACAACTGGACCTAACCGATCGGCTGGACGCGATATTCGATCAGATTGAACGCCTGAAGGCCGGCATCCGCGCCAAGGTTGAACATCCGTTCCGCGTCCTCAAACAGCAGTTTGGCTATACGAAGACCCGGTACCGGGGGTTGATGAAGAACACCGCCCAGATCACGACACTATTTGCTCTGGGCAACCTGTGGATGGCACGCAAGGCTTTGTGGAACGCTTGA
- a CDS encoding IS110 family transposase, with translation MQDVTVIGIDLGKRSFHLHGQDKSGKAVFRKKVSRQQLIEFLSNFHACTVVMEACAGAHFMARKLATFGHQIKLISPQFVRPFVKSNKNDFVDAEAICEAASRPAMRFVTPRTESQQTLSALHRVRDSLIRDRVCTTNQLHAFLLEFGISLPIGNAVVRRLPALLAEHSLPPRLVTILERLHTHYKYLAQQIAELDREIAQQLADDDLGRRLLTIPGVGPITASVLTAEMGDGKQYARSRDFAASIGLVPRQYSTGGRANLLGISKRGDKNLRRLLVQCARVFMQRIDKNSGPLVTWTRQMLARRHSNVVACALANKFARIAWAIAARKTSFNAGAAAMPA, from the coding sequence ATGCAAGACGTAACAGTCATTGGAATCGATCTCGGCAAACGTTCGTTTCACCTACACGGCCAGGACAAGTCTGGTAAGGCTGTGTTCCGCAAGAAGGTATCGCGACAGCAGCTGATCGAATTTCTAAGTAACTTTCACGCTTGCACGGTAGTTATGGAAGCCTGCGCCGGCGCCCACTTCATGGCACGCAAACTTGCAACCTTCGGGCACCAGATCAAGCTCATCTCACCGCAGTTCGTTCGCCCATTCGTAAAATCAAACAAGAACGATTTTGTTGACGCCGAGGCAATCTGCGAAGCTGCCTCACGGCCGGCCATGCGATTTGTTACTCCGAGGACGGAATCGCAGCAGACGCTGTCCGCACTACACCGGGTACGCGATTCACTGATTCGCGATCGCGTATGCACAACGAACCAGTTACATGCCTTCCTGCTTGAGTTCGGCATCAGCCTGCCGATTGGCAACGCGGTCGTCAGGCGACTCCCGGCCCTGCTCGCTGAACACTCATTGCCACCGCGTCTGGTTACCATTCTCGAACGCTTACATACCCACTACAAGTATCTTGCGCAACAGATCGCGGAGCTCGACAGGGAAATTGCACAGCAACTCGCCGACGACGACCTCGGCCGGCGTCTGTTGACGATCCCTGGGGTCGGCCCGATCACCGCTAGCGTCCTTACAGCAGAGATGGGCGATGGCAAACAATACGCCCGCAGCCGTGATTTCGCGGCCTCGATAGGTCTGGTTCCGCGTCAATACAGTACAGGAGGCCGAGCGAACCTTCTGGGCATCAGTAAAAGAGGCGACAAGAATCTCCGCCGGCTGCTGGTTCAATGCGCGAGAGTGTTCATGCAGAGAATTGACAAGAATTCAGGCCCATTGGTCACGTGGACGCGGCAAATGCTCGCGCGACGACACTCCAATGTTGTGGCCTGCGCATTGGCCAACAAATTCGCGCGAATCGCATGGGCGATCGCAGCGCGCAAGACGAGTTTTAACGCTGGGGCTGCAGCCATGCCCGCATAG
- a CDS encoding IS5 family transposase has product MRGADTFTESLFSVRKLDDFVPKSHPLRSIRVMANEALAKMDRLFAGMYEADIKGGRPSIAPEKLLRAMLIQILYSIRSERQLMEQVQYNLLFRWFIGLAMDDEVWVPTVFTKNRERLIKHDAVIEFFNAVVAIAEKKCLLSGEHFSVDGTLIQAWAGHKSFVRKNGDDQDNDGSGAGDFKGEKRSNETHQSRTDPDAQLYRKGKTASELRYRGHTLTDNRHGLVVNARVTRADGHAEREAAKIMIHDARQAAEDPNVEITLGADKGYNAQEFIEACQQMKVTPHVAQNASGRRSAVPDTIASSAGYAISQQKRKLIEQGFGWAKTVGRMRQVMVRGLKKVDQMFVLNMTAYNLVRMRSLAQIRP; this is encoded by the coding sequence ATGCGCGGCGCCGACACGTTCACCGAGAGTTTGTTTTCCGTACGCAAGCTCGACGACTTCGTGCCCAAGTCGCATCCGTTGCGTTCGATCCGCGTGATGGCGAACGAAGCGCTGGCGAAGATGGATCGACTGTTCGCGGGGATGTACGAAGCTGACATAAAGGGTGGACGGCCGAGCATCGCGCCAGAGAAGTTGCTGCGAGCCATGCTGATCCAGATCCTTTACAGCATCCGCTCGGAGCGCCAACTCATGGAGCAGGTGCAGTACAACCTGCTGTTTCGCTGGTTCATCGGCCTGGCCATGGATGACGAGGTGTGGGTGCCCACGGTCTTCACGAAGAACCGGGAGCGTCTGATCAAGCACGATGCCGTGATCGAATTCTTCAACGCCGTAGTGGCCATCGCCGAGAAGAAGTGCCTGCTCTCGGGGGAGCATTTCAGCGTGGACGGCACGTTGATCCAGGCGTGGGCCGGACACAAGAGCTTCGTACGCAAGAACGGTGACGATCAGGACAACGATGGTAGCGGCGCGGGCGACTTCAAGGGCGAGAAACGCAGCAACGAGACACATCAGTCGAGGACCGATCCAGATGCGCAGCTCTATCGCAAAGGCAAAACGGCCAGCGAATTGCGGTACAGGGGCCATACGCTGACCGATAACCGGCACGGCCTGGTGGTCAATGCGCGCGTGACACGCGCCGACGGGCATGCAGAGCGTGAAGCCGCCAAGATCATGATCCACGACGCGCGGCAAGCGGCAGAGGATCCGAACGTAGAAATTACGTTGGGTGCAGACAAGGGTTACAACGCTCAGGAATTCATCGAGGCGTGCCAACAGATGAAGGTCACACCGCACGTTGCGCAAAACGCCTCGGGGCGACGTTCGGCAGTGCCCGATACGATTGCCTCGAGCGCGGGCTACGCCATTTCGCAGCAAAAGCGGAAGTTGATCGAACAAGGTTTCGGCTGGGCCAAGACCGTAGGGCGCATGCGCCAGGTGATGGTGCGCGGCTTGAAGAAGGTGGACCAGATGTTCGTGTTGAACATGACGGCCTATAACCTCGTGCGCATGCGATCCCTGGCACAAATCCGCCCATAG
- a CDS encoding DUF3892 domain-containing protein → MAQRIQVLCIRKTKKQSRHEAISHIGGKNPDGSRWKISEKDAINGIETGRWSFYVVRGGQTADVLVWQTPQGQKFLRTGHDVTTADNLLSLPQCR, encoded by the coding sequence ATGGCGCAGCGTATTCAGGTTCTCTGCATCAGGAAGACAAAAAAGCAGAGTAGGCACGAGGCCATTTCGCATATCGGCGGAAAGAACCCCGACGGGAGCCGGTGGAAGATCAGCGAGAAAGACGCTATTAACGGGATTGAGACGGGTAGGTGGAGCTTCTATGTTGTCCGAGGTGGCCAGACTGCTGATGTGCTCGTCTGGCAAACCCCGCAAGGCCAAAAATTCCTCAGGACGGGGCACGACGTGACCACTGCGGACAACCTTCTCAGCCTGCCCCAGTGCCGGTAA
- a CDS encoding DUF3892 domain-containing protein, with amino-acid sequence MAMRIEVFCISKTNKESRHEAISHIGGKNADGSRWKISEKDAVKGIETGKWNFYVGGDGQTADVLVWQTPQGHKFLRTGRDLTTADDLLSLPECPINASPCFQLREFPVSVSAAPSSLRR; translated from the coding sequence ATGGCAATGCGTATTGAGGTTTTCTGCATCAGCAAGACAAATAAGGAGAGTAGGCACGAGGCCATTTCGCATATCGGCGGAAAGAATGCCGACGGGAGTCGGTGGAAGATCAGCGAAAAAGACGCGGTTAAGGGGATTGAGACGGGTAAGTGGAATTTCTATGTTGGCGGAGATGGCCAGACTGCTGATGTGCTCGTCTGGCAAACCCCGCAAGGCCACAAATTCCTCAGGACCGGGCGCGACTTGACCACTGCGGACGATCTTCTCAGCCTGCCCGAGTGCCCAATAAATGCCTCTCCTTGTTTCCAATTACGGGAGTTTCCCGTATCGGTCAGCGCCGCGCCGTCTAGTCTGCGGCGCTAA